One genomic region from Osmerus mordax isolate fOsmMor3 chromosome 4, fOsmMor3.pri, whole genome shotgun sequence encodes:
- the sh2d7 gene encoding LOW QUALITY PROTEIN: hematopoietic SH2 domain-containing protein homolog (The sequence of the model RefSeq protein was modified relative to this genomic sequence to represent the inferred CDS: substituted 1 base at 1 genomic stop codon): MFQLKNQDKMDPFVDSQAEGIDWTLREPTLKWFRETQAPLILHKNNFPVWFQGFIPRKDAEETLRDRELGCFLIRLSDKAIGYILSYKGRDRCRHFVINQSKSGQLNISGDTEMHNTLTDLIEYYKRSPIEPFGEFLTQSCLXASTGELYDTIQVNHRDKPVVSVKAVRNIWDQKSDRPVKHLPALPPKNNRSPEGSQPRHQAQQRKHITTEHPAPIPITVYSEIHPLDYRTMSLPLLDNNSENKNHIYRLSGPSFTPPRLPPQLPKQVTRNTILEQSPSSKRPSISHSLNQLVSCQPVPLEGDPMTSAGEERMYVEVPSEPIPSRYLLDNAYEQIPEMGLKVEATRHDPNTYETLKKLKPKPNLSTLGLKNEKRRWFFPEIKRK; the protein is encoded by the exons ATGTTTCAGCTCAAA AACCAAGACAAGATGGACCCCTTTGTGGACTCCCAGGCTGAGGGCATCGATTGGACCCTGAGGGAGCCAACCCTGAAATGGTTTAGAGAGACCCAAGCCCCCCTCATCCTACACAAAAACAACTTCCCTGTCTGGTTCCAAGGCTTCATCCCCAGAAA GGATGCTGAGGAGACCTTAAGAGACAGGGAGCTGGGCTGTTTCCTTATCCGTCTCAGTGACAAGGCCATTGGATACATTCTCTCATACAA agGTCGGGATCGATGTCGACACTTTGTCATCAACCAAAGCAAATCAGGACAGCTTAACATCTCTGGAGACACTGAAATGCACAACACTCTCACAGACCTTATAGAGTACTATAAGAGGAGTCCCATAGAACCGTTTGGGGAGTTTCTCACACAGTCTTGCTTATAG GCATCCACCGGAGAGCTCTATGACACCATCCAGGTCAACCACAGGGACAAGCCAGTGGTCAGTGTGAAAGCTGTAAGGAACATTTGGGACCAAAAAAGTGACAGGCCTGTGAAACATCTTCCTGCACTGCCGCCTAAAAATAACAGGTCACCAGAG GGATCTCAACCCAGACACCAAGCCCAGCAGAGGAAGCATATCACAACAGAACATCCTGCTCCAATTCCCATAACCGTTTACTCGGAGATCCATCCACTGGACTACAGGACCATGTCTCTGCCTTTACTGGACAATAACTCAGAGAATAAAAACCATATCTACAGGCTAAGTGGGCCTTCATTTACACCTCCAAGACTGCCCCCCCAACTACCCAAACAAGTCACAAGGAATACCATCTTGGAACAATCACCGTCCTCTAAAAGGCCTAGCATCAGCCATAGCCTCAACCAGCTGGTT AGTTGCCAACCTGTCCCACTGGAGGGTGACCCCATGACAtccgctggagaggagagaatgtaTGTTGAGGTACCTTCAGAACCCATCCCAAGTCGCTACCTCTTGGACAATGCTTACGAACAGATCCCAGAAATGGGGTTGAAAGTTGAAGCTACTAGGCATGACCCCAACACCTATGAGACACTAAAGAAGCTCAAACCCAAACCCAATCTCTCAACCCTTGGACTAAAG AATGAGAAGAGGCGATGGTTCTTTCCAGAGATCAAGAGAAAGTAA